A part of Rhopalosiphum maidis isolate BTI-1 chromosome 3, ASM367621v3, whole genome shotgun sequence genomic DNA contains:
- the LOC113560027 gene encoding uncharacterized protein LOC113560027, protein MRPTHNQIKFLVDQMANDPQLCSSKFTKTFTHKIAQQRWEYIAVQLNSLPGAEQNCAKMEKTWQDTRNITKIKTAVIKRHLVGTDGGPSCSVELNAIQIETLHLLSKSSISGHGNSVDNW, encoded by the exons ATGAGACCAACTCATAACCAAATCAAGTTTTTGGTTGATCAGATGGCCAACGATCCGCAATTGTGTTCgagtaaatttactaaaacattCACACATAAAATCGCCCAACAGAGATGGGAATATATTGCTGTTCAATTAAACTCGTTACCAGGAGCAGAGCAAAATTGTgcaaaaatggaaaaa acatggcAAGATACtagaaatattacaaaaataaaaactgcagTTATTAAACGACATCTAGTGGGTACAGATGGTGGACCAAGTTGTTCAGTTGAATTAAATGCAATTCAAATAGAAACGTTACATTTATTGAGCAAATCATCAATTAGTGGTCACGGCAATTCGGTTGATAACTGGTAA
- the LOC113560028 gene encoding zinc finger protein 2 homolog translates to MTFTQYSHLPIRGRAETREKPYLKDLCNPSIETNSELTVNPRTYTDEKPYRCEICDKKYISNSKLTVHQRTHTGERPYRCDLCNKSFSQSCSLTRHQRTHAGERPYRCDVCDMAFSQRILLNVHKWTYTGEQQYNNTSVWEMGSTTEYIDRLAREKSWLNIGECMYPDWTEIIESEKKQSELTVNPRTYTDEKPYRCEICDKKYISNSKLTVHQRTHTGERPYRCDLCNKSFSQSCSLTRHQRTHAGERPYRCDVCDMAFSQRILLNVHKWTYTGEQQYKCDK, encoded by the exons ATGACATTTACCCAGTACAGTCATCTGCCGATTCGTGGACGGGCAGAAACGAGAGAGAAACCCTATCTGAAAGACCTTTGTAATCCGAGCATTGAAACTAACAGCGAATTGACGGTAAACCCGCGTACGTACACGGATGAAAAACCGTACCGATGTGAGATATGTGACAAGAAGTATATTAGTAATAGCAAACTGACTGTACACCAGCGGACGCATACGGGTGAAAGACCGTACCGATGTGATTTATGCAACAAGTCGTTCTCTCAAAGCTGCAGTCTGACCAGACACCAGAGGACGCACGCGGGTGAAAGACCTTACCGATGTGACGTGTGTGATATGGCATTCTCTCAGAGAATCTTACTGAATGTACACAAGTGGACGTATACGGGTGAACAACAGTACAA TAACACGTCGGTTTGGGAAATGGGTAGTACTACAGAATACATAGATAGATTAGCTAGAGAAAAAAGTTGGCTAAATATTGGAGAATGTATGTATCCAGATTGGACAGAAATAAttgaatctgaaaaaaaacaaag CGAATTGACGGTAAACCCGCGTACGTACACGGATGAAAAACCGTACCGATGTGAGATATGTGACAAGAAGTATATTAGTAATAGCAAACTGACTGTACACCAGCGGACGCATACGGGTGAAAGACCGTACCGATGTGATTTATGCAACAAGTCGTTCTCTCAAAGCTGCAGTCTGACCAGACACCAGAGGACGCACGCGGGTGAAAGACCTTACCGATGTGACGTGTGTGATATGGCATTCTCTCAGAGAATCTTACTGAATGTACACAAGTGGACGTATACGGGTGAACAACAGTACAAGTGTGACAAATGA